A region from the Catellatospora sp. TT07R-123 genome encodes:
- a CDS encoding DMT family transporter yields the protein MNLASIALGILAAALFAAAAALQHRVTSTHRVVSTQPVPGDRRDRPAEGWLPVLAVVPGLLRHRVWLAGLACNVLGFAAHAAALHTGSISIVQALLSVQLLLALPLATARTGRPPAPRDWWGTLAVVAGLVTLVLARGSVPQTVRHGRVPLVLLTVVLLIAGLLVAVRGRLGRVARTAAVGVAAGAGFSTTAVLTVVVTDELARGGPAALPLHWPLYALALSGLVAALLVQEAFRSGSLPTALTAMTVADPVFSWVWGALLFDAAPPTSVTALSALTASGVAIAVGVGTLAFSPTLAPAVELPTPAEHDTNRR from the coding sequence ATGAACCTCGCAAGCATCGCGCTGGGCATACTCGCCGCGGCGCTGTTCGCGGCGGCCGCGGCGCTGCAACACCGGGTCACCAGCACCCATCGCGTCGTCAGCACCCAGCCTGTCCCCGGCGACCGGCGCGACCGGCCCGCCGAGGGCTGGCTGCCGGTGCTGGCGGTCGTGCCGGGGCTGCTGCGCCACCGGGTATGGCTGGCCGGGCTGGCCTGCAACGTGCTCGGCTTCGCGGCCCACGCCGCCGCCCTGCACACCGGGTCGATCAGCATCGTGCAGGCGCTGCTGTCGGTGCAGCTGCTGCTGGCCCTGCCGCTGGCCACCGCCCGCACCGGGCGCCCGCCCGCGCCCCGGGACTGGTGGGGCACCCTGGCGGTGGTGGCCGGGCTGGTCACGCTGGTGCTGGCGCGCGGCTCGGTGCCGCAGACGGTTCGGCACGGCCGGGTGCCGCTGGTGCTGCTCACCGTGGTGCTGCTGATCGCGGGCCTGCTCGTCGCGGTACGCGGGCGGCTGGGCCGGGTCGCGCGCACCGCCGCGGTCGGGGTCGCGGCGGGCGCGGGCTTCAGCACCACGGCCGTGCTGACCGTGGTGGTCACCGACGAGCTGGCCCGGGGCGGCCCGGCGGCGCTGCCGCTGCACTGGCCGCTGTACGCCCTGGCGCTGTCCGGCCTGGTCGCCGCGCTGCTGGTGCAGGAGGCGTTCCGCAGCGGCTCGCTGCCGACCGCGCTCACCGCGATGACCGTCGCCGACCCGGTGTTCAGCTGGGTGTGGGGCGCGCTGCTGTTCGACGCCGCCCCGCCGACCAGCGTGACCGCACTGTCGGCGCTGACCGCCTCGGGGGTGGCGATCGCGGTCGGGGTCGGCACGCTGGCGTTCTCCCCCACCCTCGCCCCGGCCGTCGAGCTGCCAACACCTGCCGAACACGACACGAACAGAAGATGA
- a CDS encoding HD domain-containing protein, protein MPLVLTRPDLASAARTAELLLRDLPERWAHTAGVAHRAAQLSASVAAADRELLVAAAWLHDIGYHTELAETGFHPLDGASWLHRQGWPEPVCALVAHHSGARFAASARGLTRELARYPFEVSPVTDALTYADQTVGPYGRPMAVADRMAEVLARHGADSVQARIHHLREPYLLAVAGRVERRLAAA, encoded by the coding sequence ATGCCCCTCGTGCTGACCCGCCCTGACCTGGCCTCCGCCGCCCGGACGGCCGAACTGCTGCTGCGGGACCTGCCCGAGCGCTGGGCGCACACGGCCGGGGTGGCGCACCGCGCCGCCCAGCTGTCGGCCTCGGTCGCCGCCGCCGACCGCGAGCTGCTCGTCGCGGCTGCGTGGCTGCATGACATCGGCTACCACACCGAGCTGGCCGAGACCGGCTTCCATCCCCTCGACGGGGCGTCGTGGCTGCACCGGCAGGGCTGGCCCGAGCCGGTGTGCGCGCTGGTGGCGCACCACTCCGGCGCCCGGTTCGCCGCCTCCGCGCGCGGCCTGACCAGGGAACTGGCCCGCTACCCGTTCGAGGTGTCGCCGGTGACCGACGCGCTGACCTACGCCGACCAGACCGTGGGGCCGTACGGGCGGCCGATGGCGGTGGCGGACCGCATGGCCGAGGTGCTGGCGCGGCACGGGGCGGACTCGGTGCAGGCCCGCATCCACCACCTGCGGGAGCCGTACCTGCTGGCTGTGGCCGGGCGGGTGGAGCGGCGGCTCGCCGCCGCATAG
- a CDS encoding ATP-grasp domain-containing protein, with protein MTDLHDFRLVTASAYPGMMAPLTEHGSCVCVLSGDADPGLPGRPVLSLEGLDGVRRRWRFGDVARLADFVPKVLAEAPADDRPILLVPPRASTAWEAAAAAWPGRVRLGASPLAVVERLAGDKIHVREVMASLGVPVPDAVVADATELAFAPLAERLGTPFVAQTPNGAGGQGTYLVHEAAELVAALVAHPHVDRWLVSRFAGPTTINCAGVVHHDGVRLLPASTQISGIDQLGLAFGGYCGSDFTTPALGAGVLDRAYTHTAAIGHWLRGQGHRGLFGVDIAVSGDELGFLEVNPRIQGSSWLLSRLQERQGGTPCLHQHLLALLGAPLDGPERHPDPVPSGSHLLIRWQGPAGVVRAVPADGAVADPAARVSGLPGTGVSLLPGAILGRIESTGSLAAPDGRALTARASALVAALVDGVEVIPLA; from the coding sequence ATGACCGACCTGCACGACTTCCGCCTGGTTACCGCCAGCGCGTACCCGGGCATGATGGCGCCGCTGACCGAGCATGGGTCGTGCGTGTGCGTCCTGTCCGGCGACGCCGACCCCGGGCTGCCCGGTCGGCCGGTGCTGTCCCTCGAAGGCCTGGACGGGGTACGCCGCCGCTGGCGCTTCGGCGACGTGGCGCGCCTGGCCGACTTCGTCCCGAAAGTGCTGGCCGAGGCCCCCGCCGACGACCGGCCGATCCTGCTGGTGCCGCCGCGCGCCAGCACCGCCTGGGAGGCCGCCGCGGCGGCCTGGCCGGGCCGGGTGCGGCTGGGCGCGAGCCCGCTGGCCGTGGTGGAGCGGCTGGCCGGAGACAAGATCCACGTACGCGAGGTGATGGCGTCGCTGGGGGTGCCGGTGCCCGACGCGGTCGTCGCCGACGCGACCGAGCTGGCGTTCGCGCCGCTGGCCGAGCGGCTGGGCACCCCGTTCGTGGCGCAGACCCCCAACGGCGCGGGCGGCCAGGGCACCTACCTCGTGCACGAGGCTGCCGAGCTCGTCGCCGCGCTGGTCGCGCACCCGCACGTCGACCGCTGGCTGGTGTCCCGCTTCGCCGGGCCCACCACGATCAACTGCGCGGGCGTCGTGCACCACGACGGCGTACGCCTGCTGCCCGCCTCCACCCAGATCAGCGGCATCGACCAGCTCGGCCTGGCCTTCGGCGGCTACTGCGGCAGCGACTTCACCACTCCGGCACTGGGCGCCGGCGTGCTCGACCGCGCCTACACGCACACCGCCGCGATCGGGCACTGGCTGCGCGGGCAGGGCCACCGCGGTCTGTTCGGCGTGGACATCGCGGTGTCCGGCGACGAGCTGGGCTTCCTGGAGGTCAATCCGCGTATCCAGGGTTCGTCGTGGCTGCTCAGCCGCCTCCAGGAGCGTCAGGGCGGCACCCCGTGCCTGCACCAGCACCTGCTGGCCCTGCTCGGCGCCCCGCTCGACGGCCCGGAGCGGCACCCCGACCCGGTGCCGTCCGGCAGCCACCTTCTGATCCGCTGGCAGGGCCCGGCGGGCGTGGTCCGGGCCGTACCCGCTGACGGAGCCGTCGCCGACCCGGCCGCCCGCGTCTCGGGCCTGCCCGGCACCGGCGTTTCGCTGCTGCCCGGCGCGATCCTCGGCCGGATCGAGTCGACCGGCAGCCTCGCCGCACCGGACGGCCGCGCCCTCACCGCCCGCGCCAGCGCCCTGGTCGCCGCCCTCGTCGACGGCGTCGAGGTGATCCCGCTCGCCTGA
- a CDS encoding phosphate ABC transporter ATP-binding protein, producing the protein MILTETATDAYAPVGDAAPLDARSISAWFGERKVLDRVSLEMPAGTVTALIGPSGCGKSTFLRILNRMHELVPGATLAGEVLLAGSDIYDAERRLTEVRRQIGMVFQKPNPFPAMSIYENVTAGLKLTATRISRSERDDLVEQCLLRAGLWNEVRDRLRQPGGALSGGQQQRLCIARSLAVRPRVLLMDEPCSALDPTSTRRVEETIAELASQITIVIVTHNMQQAQRVSQQCAFFLAEQNTPGHIVEHGPTDQMFRRPRDPRTEDYVNGRFG; encoded by the coding sequence ATGATCCTCACCGAGACCGCCACCGACGCCTACGCCCCGGTCGGCGACGCCGCCCCGCTGGACGCCCGGTCGATCTCCGCCTGGTTCGGCGAGCGCAAGGTGCTCGACCGGGTGTCGCTGGAGATGCCGGCCGGGACGGTGACCGCGCTGATCGGCCCGTCCGGCTGCGGCAAGTCCACCTTCCTGCGCATCCTCAACCGCATGCACGAGCTGGTGCCCGGGGCCACCCTGGCCGGGGAGGTGCTGCTGGCCGGGTCCGACATCTACGACGCGGAGCGGCGCCTGACCGAGGTGCGCCGCCAGATCGGCATGGTGTTCCAGAAGCCCAACCCGTTCCCGGCGATGTCCATCTACGAGAACGTCACCGCCGGGCTGAAGCTCACCGCGACCAGGATCAGCCGGTCCGAACGCGACGACCTGGTCGAGCAGTGCCTGCTGCGGGCCGGGCTGTGGAACGAGGTGCGCGACCGGCTGCGCCAGCCCGGCGGGGCGCTGTCCGGCGGCCAGCAGCAGCGCCTGTGCATCGCCCGCTCGCTGGCGGTGCGTCCCCGGGTGCTGCTGATGGACGAGCCGTGCTCGGCCCTGGACCCGACCTCGACGCGCCGGGTGGAGGAGACCATCGCCGAACTGGCGTCGCAGATCACCATCGTGATCGTCACGCACAACATGCAGCAGGCGCAGCGGGTGTCGCAGCAGTGCGCGTTCTTCCTGGCGGAGCAGAACACCCCCGGCCACATCGTCGAGCACGGCCCGACCGACCAGATGTTCCGGCGGCCGCGCGACCCGCGCACCGAGGACTACGTCAACGGCCGCTTCGGCTGA
- a CDS encoding sortase has protein sequence MSAGGRPPLRVLIGQILTLSAAVLLGTAVALVLLGALRHQRTQTLAEGRLRLALAEGTAPVSQLAPDGAPLDPGTPVAVLVIPSIDLREVVFEGTAGQVLTDGPGHRRDTVLPGQAGVSVLMGRRAGYGGPFARVPDLRVDAEITVTTGQGVHRYVVTGVRHAGDPQPEPADPGTGTLILTTADGLPYFPDDVVRVDAKLTTPVMPTPGRAFGVSALPAGELAMAAGDDVVPLVFWLQLLVALGCGVVYVRLRLGAWHAWLVGVPTLAVAGLGAADAALSLLPNLL, from the coding sequence GTGAGCGCCGGAGGCCGCCCGCCGCTGCGGGTGCTGATCGGGCAGATCCTGACCCTGTCCGCCGCGGTGCTGCTCGGCACCGCGGTGGCGCTGGTGCTGCTCGGGGCGCTGCGCCACCAGCGCACCCAGACCCTGGCCGAGGGGCGGCTGCGCCTGGCGCTGGCCGAGGGCACCGCCCCGGTCAGCCAGCTCGCCCCCGACGGCGCCCCGCTGGACCCGGGCACGCCGGTCGCGGTGCTGGTCATCCCCAGCATCGACCTGCGCGAGGTCGTCTTCGAGGGCACGGCGGGCCAGGTGCTGACCGACGGTCCCGGGCACCGGCGCGACACCGTGCTGCCCGGCCAGGCCGGGGTGAGCGTCCTGATGGGACGGCGCGCCGGCTACGGCGGCCCGTTCGCGAGGGTGCCGGACCTGCGCGTCGACGCCGAGATCACCGTCACCACCGGCCAGGGCGTGCACCGGTACGTCGTCACCGGCGTACGCCATGCCGGGGATCCGCAGCCCGAACCGGCCGACCCCGGCACCGGCACGCTCATCCTGACCACCGCCGACGGCCTGCCGTACTTCCCGGACGACGTGGTGCGCGTCGACGCGAAGCTGACCACGCCGGTCATGCCGACGCCGGGACGCGCGTTCGGGGTGTCGGCGCTGCCCGCCGGGGAGCTGGCGATGGCCGCGGGCGACGACGTGGTGCCGCTGGTCTTCTGGCTCCAACTGCTGGTCGCCCTCGGCTGCGGCGTGGTCTACGTGCGGCTGCGCCTGGGCGCCTGGCACGCGTGGCTGGTCGGGGTGCCGACCCTGGCCGTGGCGGGACTCGGCGCCGCCGACGCGGCCCTGTCGCTGCTGCCGAATCTTCTCTGA
- a CDS encoding DUF916 domain-containing protein, with product MRPLARLLAVALLAVAPGLGAPAAAAPRTAPAPAAAPATGPATFGIQPASPTGPDSRAQFLYSATKGAVVKDQFVVSNYGTAPLTLKVYASDAFNTVEGGFDLLAAAKQPVDVGAWTKLTAGTVTIPARGSTVMPFTLTLPANVTPGDHVGGIVASLTTTQTDASGNKVAVEQRVGVRVYLRVSGLLRATLSVDYLHGEFQPAGATRGGVVYLTYTVRNTGNVRLAGHQQLSLSSPLWTDITVPSLPDLPELLPGATLQRTVAVADAPPVGWLDATLRVDPQAVGTDLNPPTIAVVRHTTVWAFTWLTWVVLGVVLLLLTLLGLWIFFLVRRRRRGTPQQQTGGRSRATVAA from the coding sequence ATGAGACCCCTCGCCCGCCTGCTCGCCGTGGCGCTGCTGGCCGTGGCGCCCGGCCTGGGCGCCCCCGCCGCGGCGGCACCGCGCACCGCACCCGCCCCGGCGGCCGCCCCGGCCACCGGCCCGGCGACGTTCGGCATCCAGCCCGCCAGCCCCACCGGCCCGGACAGCCGGGCCCAGTTCCTCTACAGCGCCACCAAGGGCGCCGTGGTCAAGGACCAGTTCGTCGTCAGCAACTACGGCACCGCGCCGCTGACCCTCAAGGTGTACGCCAGCGACGCGTTCAACACCGTCGAGGGCGGGTTCGACCTGCTCGCCGCAGCTAAGCAGCCCGTCGACGTCGGCGCCTGGACGAAGCTGACCGCCGGCACGGTGACCATTCCCGCGCGCGGCAGCACCGTCATGCCGTTCACGCTGACGCTGCCCGCCAACGTGACCCCGGGCGACCACGTCGGCGGCATCGTCGCCTCGCTGACCACCACGCAGACCGACGCGAGCGGCAACAAGGTCGCCGTCGAGCAGCGCGTGGGCGTACGCGTCTACCTGCGGGTCTCCGGCCTGCTGCGGGCCACCTTGTCGGTGGACTACCTGCACGGCGAGTTCCAGCCCGCGGGCGCGACCCGGGGCGGCGTCGTCTACCTGACGTACACGGTGCGCAACACCGGCAACGTGCGCCTGGCCGGCCACCAGCAGCTGAGCCTCAGCTCGCCGCTGTGGACCGACATCACCGTGCCCAGCCTGCCCGACCTGCCCGAGCTGCTGCCCGGCGCGACGCTCCAGCGCACCGTCGCCGTCGCCGACGCGCCGCCGGTCGGCTGGCTGGACGCGACGCTGCGGGTCGACCCGCAGGCCGTCGGCACCGACCTCAACCCGCCGACCATCGCCGTGGTGCGCCACACCACCGTCTGGGCGTTCACCTGGCTGACCTGGGTGGTGCTGGGGGTCGTGCTGCTCCTGCTCACGCTGCTCGGGCTGTGGATCTTCTTCCTGGTGCGCCGCCGTCGCCGCGGCACGCCGCAGCAGCAGACGGGAGGGCGCAGCCGTGCGACCGTCGCCGCGTGA
- a CDS encoding Ig-like domain repeat protein, translating to MTLRRKENSNMIVNKLLRPVGVGVVAVTALAGIMIGAPAYAAVPTGTLGTVALIPASGSDVIAPKVHTSAGCPASADGYYASIYGPGAFAAGAIVTSTTDVGFSTSGGFDVQIGNSAKDVATDLGTTVVAGQYAYEVSCIDQFSGDVKGTFAGSFWFTSATAYQSTDPNAPVSTTTSLGIAPAAPVVQGTTVTLTATVTPAAATGTVQFFDGATPLGGPVTVASGSASLSTAALTAATHSLKAAFTPSGAPYTASESGVTSYQVTAPVATVTTTALAVTPSGTVTQYSPVSLSATVTPAGAVGAIQFLDGGVALGAPVAVSGGSASLSISSLGVGAHSLSARFVPTNPVNYAGSESDSVALAVTAFAGVSTSENISTTVVPGALVISVANANVVLPTPQLTPDATKLTTAGSLNPITVTDTRAGNVGWNVAGQVSDFTDGAAHGINGANLGWDPKVIDKFAVQTITAGPSIAPANAIAVGASAPAGLGLATSRTLATAAALAGVGTAHLGADVSLYVPTSTVAGTYSATLTLTAI from the coding sequence GTGACCCTCCGTCGGAAGGAGAACAGCAACATGATCGTCAACAAGCTCCTGCGTCCGGTGGGTGTCGGCGTGGTCGCCGTCACCGCCCTCGCGGGCATCATGATCGGTGCGCCGGCGTACGCCGCCGTACCGACCGGCACGCTCGGCACCGTCGCCCTCATCCCGGCGAGCGGCTCCGACGTGATCGCCCCGAAGGTGCACACCTCGGCCGGTTGCCCCGCCTCGGCGGACGGCTACTACGCCTCGATCTACGGCCCCGGCGCGTTCGCGGCCGGTGCCATCGTCACGAGCACGACCGACGTCGGCTTCTCGACGTCGGGCGGCTTCGACGTGCAGATCGGCAACAGCGCGAAGGACGTCGCCACCGACCTCGGCACCACCGTGGTCGCGGGCCAGTACGCCTACGAGGTCTCCTGCATCGACCAGTTCAGCGGGGACGTCAAGGGCACCTTCGCCGGCTCGTTCTGGTTCACCAGCGCCACGGCGTACCAGAGCACGGACCCCAACGCCCCGGTGTCGACGACCACGTCGCTCGGCATCGCCCCGGCCGCGCCGGTCGTCCAGGGCACCACGGTGACCCTGACCGCGACCGTCACCCCGGCCGCGGCGACGGGCACGGTGCAGTTCTTCGACGGTGCCACCCCCCTGGGCGGCCCCGTCACCGTCGCGAGCGGCTCCGCGTCGCTGTCGACGGCTGCGCTGACCGCGGCCACGCACTCCCTGAAGGCGGCGTTCACGCCGTCGGGGGCGCCGTACACCGCGTCGGAGTCCGGCGTGACGTCGTACCAGGTCACCGCCCCGGTGGCGACCGTGACGACGACTGCTCTGGCGGTCACCCCGAGCGGGACCGTCACGCAGTACAGCCCCGTGTCGCTGAGCGCGACCGTCACCCCCGCCGGTGCGGTGGGTGCGATCCAGTTCCTCGACGGCGGGGTCGCCCTCGGCGCCCCGGTGGCTGTCAGCGGCGGTTCCGCGTCGCTGAGCATCAGCTCCCTGGGCGTGGGCGCCCACTCGCTGAGCGCCCGCTTCGTGCCCACCAACCCGGTCAACTACGCCGGGTCGGAGTCGGACTCGGTCGCCCTCGCGGTGACCGCGTTCGCCGGTGTCTCCACCAGCGAGAACATCTCGACCACGGTGGTGCCCGGTGCGCTGGTCATCAGCGTCGCGAACGCCAACGTCGTGCTGCCCACCCCGCAGCTGACGCCGGACGCGACCAAGCTGACCACCGCGGGCAGCCTCAACCCCATCACCGTCACGGACACCCGGGCCGGCAACGTGGGTTGGAACGTCGCGGGTCAGGTCTCCGACTTCACTGACGGAGCCGCGCACGGGATCAACGGGGCCAACCTCGGTTGGGACCCGAAGGTCATCGACAAGTTCGCCGTCCAGACGATCACGGCTGGTCCGTCGATCGCCCCCGCGAACGCCATCGCCGTCGGGGCCTCGGCTCCGGCCGGCCTCGGTCTGGCCACCAGCCGGACGCTGGCGACCGCGGCGGCACTGGCCGGCGTCGGCACCGCGCACCTGGGTGCCGACGTGTCGCTGTACGTGCCCACCTCGACCGTGGCGGGCACCTACTCCGCCACGCTCACCCTCACCGCCATCTGA
- the pstS gene encoding phosphate ABC transporter substrate-binding protein PstS, with translation MRTWWRAAAAGLALVLGALLPAAPAYAVTYVPISGAGSSWSGPAVYQWASNVKQYGMTVSYADTGSSDGRNRFKSGVVDYAVSEIPYGLTDGGVTDYPPTTKFSYMPIVAGGTSLMYNLKIGNSRVSNLRLSGEVVAKIFTGVITNWSDPAIKADNPRLNLPARKIVPVVRSDGSGTSAQFTLWLSTKYPNLWNDYCRKAGRSTPCGFTSNFPVVPGMGFTAQSGSNGVAGYVKQDGNIGTITYVEYSYAVNLNFPVAKVLNKAGYYIEPTASSVAVALVQAQIKSDLTQKLEGVYDAEDRRAYPLSSYSYMIIPVDQVQGSFSLDKGRTLAAFAYYFLCEGQQQAESLGYSPLPVNLVTAGKAQVDRIPGAVPKPIDGRSCNNPTLSPDGKNALATKAPQPKDCDKKGLDMCASGTGGARYNTPLLAMPTGGASASPGASASPGAGTGTGTGTGTGTGTGGTVIDPDTGQPIGTGGGATGGDVTATTVDLAAQDRSTRRGMLLLAAATLVAVVLLPPLLARTLRRRP, from the coding sequence ATGCGTACCTGGTGGCGGGCTGCCGCGGCCGGGCTGGCGCTGGTGCTCGGAGCACTGCTGCCGGCGGCCCCGGCGTACGCGGTGACGTACGTGCCGATCAGCGGCGCGGGGTCGTCGTGGAGCGGCCCGGCCGTCTACCAGTGGGCCAGCAACGTCAAGCAGTACGGCATGACGGTCAGCTACGCCGACACCGGTTCCTCCGACGGCCGCAACCGGTTCAAGAGCGGCGTGGTCGACTACGCCGTCTCCGAGATCCCGTACGGCCTGACCGACGGCGGCGTGACCGACTACCCGCCGACCACGAAGTTCTCGTACATGCCGATCGTCGCGGGCGGCACCTCGCTGATGTACAACCTGAAGATCGGCAACAGCCGGGTGAGCAACCTGCGCCTGTCCGGCGAGGTCGTCGCGAAGATCTTCACCGGGGTCATCACCAACTGGTCAGACCCGGCCATCAAGGCCGACAACCCGCGGCTCAACCTGCCCGCCCGCAAGATCGTGCCGGTGGTGCGCTCGGACGGCTCCGGCACCTCGGCCCAGTTCACGCTGTGGCTGTCCACGAAGTACCCGAACCTGTGGAACGACTACTGCCGCAAGGCCGGCCGGTCCACCCCGTGCGGCTTCACCTCGAACTTCCCGGTGGTGCCGGGCATGGGGTTCACCGCGCAGTCGGGCTCCAACGGCGTCGCGGGCTACGTCAAGCAGGACGGCAACATCGGCACCATCACCTACGTCGAGTACTCGTACGCGGTGAACCTGAACTTCCCGGTCGCCAAGGTGCTCAACAAGGCGGGCTACTACATCGAGCCCACCGCCAGCAGCGTCGCGGTGGCCCTGGTCCAGGCGCAGATCAAGAGCGACCTGACCCAGAAGCTCGAAGGCGTGTACGACGCCGAGGACCGCCGCGCCTACCCGCTGTCCAGCTACAGCTACATGATCATCCCGGTGGACCAGGTCCAGGGCTCGTTCAGCCTCGACAAGGGCCGGACCCTGGCCGCGTTCGCCTACTACTTCCTGTGCGAGGGCCAGCAGCAGGCCGAGTCGCTGGGCTACTCGCCGCTGCCGGTCAACCTGGTCACCGCGGGCAAGGCCCAGGTCGACCGTATCCCCGGCGCGGTGCCCAAACCGATCGACGGCCGCAGCTGCAACAACCCGACCCTGTCACCCGACGGCAAGAACGCCCTGGCCACCAAGGCGCCCCAGCCCAAGGACTGCGACAAGAAGGGCCTGGACATGTGCGCCTCCGGCACCGGCGGCGCGCGGTACAACACGCCGCTGCTGGCCATGCCGACCGGTGGCGCCAGCGCCAGCCCCGGGGCGTCGGCGAGCCCGGGTGCGGGCACCGGCACCGGGACGGGCACGGGCACGGGGACCGGCACCGGCGGCACCGTGATCGACCCCGACACCGGCCAGCCGATCGGCACCGGCGGCGGCGCGACGGGCGGGGACGTCACCGCGACCACCGTCGACCTCGCCGCCCAGGACAGATCCACCCGCCGCGGCATGCTGCTGCTGGCCGCCGCGACCCTGGTCGCCGTCGTCCTGCTGCCGCCGCTGCTGGCCCGCACCCTGCGGAGACGGCCGTGA
- the pstA gene encoding phosphate ABC transporter permease PstA, whose amino-acid sequence MTTAIPPMTTDAPPVTTTVPPVTTTIPPEPAQTPEVRRDTSAGRSADRVAVLGSLAAAISFTWIIFTWIAPFDGVIGFAVITYVLFLAVYAALVSLDETGPTIRDRVAAVAIRGIGALLLVTLGRIIWYTAAEGLGAALRPNFVTQDLSVTQQLDPLSVGGILHAMVGTLEQITIALAVVLPLGLTCAVFLTETRGAFTRFVRMVVEAMTALPSIVAGLFVYAALILSLGVPTSGFAAAMAISVMMLPIVIRAADVVLRVVPGSLREASLALGASAWRTTWHVVLPTARSGLATALILGTARGLGETSPVLITAGFTTNLNLDPFSGPQVSLPLVTFNLVRSPHPHMVTRGFGAAAVLMVVVVVLFFVGRLVGRNRKGSK is encoded by the coding sequence GTGACCACCGCCATCCCGCCCATGACCACCGACGCCCCGCCCGTGACGACCACGGTCCCGCCGGTGACGACCACCATCCCGCCCGAGCCGGCGCAGACGCCGGAGGTGCGCCGCGACACCAGCGCGGGCCGTTCGGCCGACCGGGTCGCCGTGCTCGGCAGCCTGGCCGCCGCGATCAGCTTCACCTGGATCATCTTCACCTGGATCGCCCCGTTCGACGGCGTGATCGGCTTCGCGGTGATCACCTACGTGCTGTTCCTCGCGGTGTACGCGGCGCTGGTCTCCCTCGACGAGACCGGACCGACCATCCGCGACCGCGTCGCCGCGGTGGCGATCCGGGGCATCGGCGCCCTGCTGCTGGTGACGCTCGGCCGGATCATCTGGTACACGGCCGCCGAGGGGCTGGGCGCCGCGCTGCGCCCCAACTTCGTCACCCAGGACCTCTCGGTCACCCAGCAGCTCGACCCGCTGAGCGTCGGCGGCATCCTGCACGCGATGGTCGGCACCCTGGAGCAGATCACCATCGCCCTGGCGGTGGTGCTGCCGCTGGGCCTGACCTGCGCGGTGTTCCTGACCGAGACGCGCGGGGCGTTCACCCGGTTCGTGCGCATGGTGGTCGAGGCGATGACCGCGCTGCCGTCCATCGTGGCCGGCCTGTTCGTCTACGCCGCGCTGATCCTGAGCCTGGGCGTGCCGACCTCCGGGTTCGCCGCGGCCATGGCGATCAGCGTGATGATGCTGCCGATCGTGATCCGCGCGGCCGACGTGGTGCTGCGGGTGGTGCCCGGTTCGCTGCGGGAGGCGTCGCTGGCGCTGGGCGCCTCGGCGTGGCGCACCACGTGGCACGTGGTGCTGCCGACGGCCCGGTCGGGCCTGGCCACCGCGCTGATCCTGGGCACCGCGCGCGGCCTCGGCGAGACCTCGCCGGTGCTCATCACCGCGGGTTTCACCACGAACCTCAACCTCGACCCGTTCTCCGGCCCGCAGGTGTCCCTGCCGCTGGTGACGTTCAACCTGGTCCGCTCGCCGCATCCGCACATGGTCACGCGCGGCTTCGGTGCCGCGGCCGTGCTGATGGTGGTCGTGGTGGTGCTGTTCTTCGTCGGGCGGCTCGTCGGACGAAACCGGAAGGGGAGCAAGTGA